gggtttgcaaaataatgcttacggttatgtttgcttactttgaaagCTAGTACAACTTGTGTGCAGCAAAATAGGGGAGTAACGAGTAAAATAAAAAGAATTAAGCATTATCCACCAGGGCCGATGAATCCATCTAAAATGTttatatgtacagtgcattcattaataatggtactgcatgtagcttcattgcctaCACTGAGGCATCATCACCCTTTTAGTAACATTTATTTTTTTCCTCAGGTCGCGTCGAAGGACGCTTTGAAGGACTGCGACTGCCTTTGCTTGTTGACAGTCTCCCTGGGTACACCATCAACCTATGTAGAAAATGTAAGTATTACTATCTgtatcaagcaataattattatatcccTAGCTCTTTGCTGGGGGGAGGAGAGCCTCACTGTCTGGTGGCATGCACTCCACTTGCCCTATTAAAATAGTATAGTAAAGAATTTAGATGTACTGATATTCATATAAATCCTTTTCAGAATCGAACTTTTGGTGAATTTCCACAATGGCACAGTTTCACAGTTTCAATGCCGTCTATTATGCAAGAAAGCAAGCTTCCTAACTCTTCCACAACGTTCCCTGGAGTATGCTCACTGTAGCTGACCTGGAGCTGAAAAGATTCCCATAGCCTTTTGCTGTATCTATACATAAAGTATTTGTCAGccatttattttatttttttgttttttgttttttgttttttgtttctgcTTCTGGTAAAAAAGAAAAACTACCAAGAATGTATTTCCCTTCCCTTTGTGTATATTTTTTAGTGTTCACAGTGTGTAGTGAATGGGTTCTGAGCGCTTTTGCGCAAGAGAAAAAACAGCTCGTTACTAAGGCTTGAATGAAAATttaggggtcaaaggtcgcgcCCACGGCAGCTCTTTTTATACTCAAAACTCGCTCCGAGTTCCGGAAGTTGCTAATCCGgtaattaaagccaacatAAGCGTGTCCTTGCTGCTAGAGGCTCATTGCCCTTGGACAACAGAGAGCTTCTCTCTAGATTGTTGGACAATATGGAGGAACTGGCAGCTGAAGGTATAGTTACAACCCCCCCTGACAGAGTTTTCCCCGACTCTGATCAACATAAAGTCGTGCCCATGTTGGAGAATTCAGGTTTGTCAGCTGTGATATTTAATATGGCAACGAACCCCGTATTGTTTAGGAATATTCACTGGCAATACCAACGCCAGTGACGACCAGTTGTTCATTTGTGAGCGAAAAACATTTTCCCGTCTGTGTACTAGTCTATCCCAACCATGTCCGTGCCAGTCATACTCTCGGAAGCCCACCACTTTTCGTCAGGTAGCGTGTAATTTGGACTGTCCAAATATCATCTTTTTTGCAGAAGGGGCACGTCCTCCGCATCGAGTTTCAATGTGACAATTGCGGTAAGTGATAGCAATGTACATTCTGTATTATCGAGTTAGTGTATTTACAGGCACCAAGAATGTTGccaagaagatgacaaaactAGCAGTTGGGACCAAGAAGACTCAAGGAAAGACCTGGTTTCCAGAGTTATCTGACAAACGTATGTTGAAATTGCTGAGCCACATAAACATAATTCCCACCAGGTAAAAGTACAAAAGTCCACTTGTACTACTGTATGAAGAACTGTAAGAACTGTGCTCAGTCAGCAGAAAAGCTACGGAAAAGCATTTTGAATATCAGCAAACATTATCAGGTGAGCCTACATCTACCTTCATGTTGTCTATagctttgttgcctccaccgaggcatcaacCACTCGCGGTGCTTCCATTAAAAATTGTGTTCACAGAACAAGCACGACGACTGTGAGGAAAGCTCATTTTGCAAGTGTCCAGGTTACAGGCCCACCAAAATTCTACTTAAAGATCCTGCTGCCATCGAAGCATATGAGATGACACTAAAGGAGACCCTTATATATAAGAGTGCGGAGTCATACTGTCGAGTGAGGATGTTAATTAATTTAGGGTGacccatatataattatgttgatggCATCATTGACAATTATGTCATGCCTATGTTTATTTGCAGTGTCGTGACACGTACTGGGTCGAGTCTTTCAATCACCAGCTACTCAcatagtctcgcgagcagacgtgggagggagggaacgtctggtaactattgcagcaattccgtggacccctgccagaatgttggcagtgccaatcagatttgtccACGTCATAGTGGGCGGGTAACACCCCGTATATTTTcctattatagcataaaatgaACGTGAAAAGAAGGATTATTGACTCTAGCAAAGGCTAATTTTAGTGTTGAACTATACCTGGTTGCGAAGGAACTTGGTTACAAGGAGCTCAGACcaagcaagagctagctagctgcaaatgaaaatatttgtctacatgtgaatttggttaattaacaaatatcttgcacgtgactacattcctcagtgccatggaattgctgcaatagttaccagacgttccctctaggacaagtctgctcgcgagactactACTCACATACATACCAAAACGTATTCACTTTGGATCAAGTACTTTTGCAATGAGAATGAACCTGGCTATTATGGACTGGGTATGTCCATACTGTGTACAAATATCTatgtatttacatgtacattacagaACGAGAATGTATGTAGAGAAAGTACGAGTGAACGCGTAGTTCCAGACGCGAGGAGGCCTGATCGTAGGACTCCCATGAAAGTGCTGGTGAAGAAGTCATTTGATTTTGTGGACAACATATGGGAGTGTTTCATTCAGCAAAGATCCGACGAGCTCAGGTATTGTTTTCTTTTAGGTGTGTGAATTGTTGATTTACATGTGTATATCTTCATCACAGTGAGATTGATGAGGATGAGATGGATGGTGCCATGCAACCTGAGCAACAGTCAGAGGAGCCAACAGATTGGGATGATGATGACGTAACAAACGACGGTGTTCTTTTATTTGATGAAGATATACATGCAGACGAAGAAACATAAAGTAAGTGCATGTAACCTTATCTACAGACTTGCGAGCGCTTTTagcaacaacaaaaattgttTTTTTAGATTTTACATTTCATAGGACAATAAATGAAGAAGACGATTTATAGTCTGTGTACGGAACTCCTGGTGGGTTCGGAAACCGCCCACGCACCTCCTGGAGAAACAAAATGAATTGTATTTTCAATGTAAGTACAAAAATACTTGAAACTTACCCTTAGCACACAAGTGGGCATTACATCCCTTCTGTCCTGTGCTGTtgtttttgtgtttttgtgcAGTATATATAAAGGGTGTTTCCACACTCCTAAGGTGCTCAAAAGTGTCCAAAACTTCCGATACATTTTGAATCGCTTACATAAGTTCCCCAAATTAGCTACTGCCGACCCTCTCAACCAGCTGGGTGGTGTAGCTGTGACACAGGGTGACAAGTGGCAGTGTTCACATGGGTTTTCTCCGCCCAATACAGGAGGAGGATCACCCTTCTCATAGCCACCAACAACTATGCAGAAAAAAAATTTTGCGGTTTATTTGTACTATATTTAGTGAAATTCACCTTTCTCAGGTTTATGAGATTGACTGTCTCCACTTCTCGGCTGTCTCTGCCCTCCACCTATGTAAAAAGATAAGTTAATTGATTGATATATgcccttttatagtcagcatgctcgtttaatAACATTGACCTTTCTCAGACATTACTGACCATCTCTCTAGGGCACTACCACCCAAAAAAGATAAGTAACAATAACTTGGACTGCTGTTTCAAGTAATAACAATTATTGTATCTCCTTAGCATTACCTCTCTTTGGCCTCTTCGCTGGAGGGAGAGCCTCACTGTCTGGTTCCATGCACACATTCGACAACCCTGATGGTATAGTGTAGTAGGTTTTTTGAGTGTTCATTAATTCACACAAATTCTCTTTCAGACTCACCTTCGTCAACTTCATCAAATGGTTTGGTCTCGATGCTGTCTATTGTGACCTCATGGATAGAAGCAAGCTTTCTTAACTCCTCCAAAAACTTTACTGGAGGGTTGTTACTGTAGCTGACCTGGAGCTGAACAGATTTTACTCATACTCTATTGTGTATGGCCTTATTTATACACTTACCTTGAGCCTTGGTTTATTGTCAGCCATGTTTAAATTTTTTTTTCTCTGGTTACTGCTCTggttctgacgagttatcagtgcatagggtgcttactagattcttgccagccagtacagttcaagctacacacagcaccgctcaactattctctaccccattatctagctaaatctggtccaactagactgcagacacagctagttaattcagtaaagccaggggtagccctacttctacggttgttcagtacccacggtaacaattcctctgggctgggctaactagttgagccacgcctcccaattctcaaggctaggtacatgtctctgtctagctgcttcttcagcttcttgctcagttttgtggcttagagaaaggccagctactcagggggaagagtccagatgaaagtctggcagccaggtgacgtccaaacggtcagttattctttccaccaactttttaatctagtctagtcctgcttgcactgctactactactgctactcttcctactactactactgctactcttcctagctagtcaaaggtttctttttttttttttttaaagagacatcaaagcttacatcaaaggacacagatttttagcctacttgactgataaggccgttacctagactacagtttgtttgtcagggaggagctcacatacaacttcatctaattcatcataacgattcgttaccgttgttgtaatttctacaacagattgccaaggaaagagataagaaaaccttgtttgggacagctagcactggccggtaaacggaatagcgagtggccgtacttcaggtcgagttttgtgcagtaaacatatagctagcattctgtgccaagccaaatggccggtatatcgaggtggccgtacttcagggagccggaatagcgagagtctactgtacctggtaccagagatacaaaagaaaggggattggaaacgaccgcccacgccctatgtaaaaggactgacatccggtgaagcactccgtgtaattattgcgctcgcaaataattacatggaggactgcgctacggttttgtatccctggtttctagctctcctatccactagagatcactcagggcctgggagatacttgagagaagtaagcttataccactgacaagctctaagtccgttgtctttactctgtttccaatttttttgagtttagcttgaattactctatgtcaacttttctctgtccctcctgtgaagtcaaaacagcaaaggacattgcttaacttggttattatgtatctaagtgctacatagaatggcttcatgctataaataagctgtactattcataaacgtttgcagtatagtccttcaaattgctttagtatacttttagacacaccacgggcctgtccctcctacgacttcatagtaaaggctatttcttcttgcatagcatttatttgtctagtaatagtggctgcatggcttagtcgactttttagagctaaattctctttactttttagaaaaatcaacattaaaaatgatcaatttcactgtttttATCAGCCTAATTTTATAAATTTAGACTACACGTCCTCATCCTCGGTGTCTGAGTCAATTCTCATAGCGGTTTCGCTCCTTGTGTATTCTTTAGCCTTCCTCTTGATCCATGTGCTCATTTTTTCTCTGTTTAATTGATGCAGGGGGTCTGGGGAGAATTTGGGGAACATTCTGTGAGACCGGTTCACAATAACGCTGAGGACCTCAGCCTTCTGAAGCACAGCTACAACTGTC
This is a stretch of genomic DNA from Halichondria panicea chromosome 1, odHalPani1.1, whole genome shotgun sequence. It encodes these proteins:
- the LOC135344697 gene encoding uncharacterized protein LOC135344697, with translation MEELAAEGIVTTPPDRVFPDSDQHKVVPMLENSGIFTGNTNASDDQLFICERKTFSRLCTSLSQPCPCQSYSRKPTTFRQKGHVLRIEFQCDNCGTKNVAKKMTKLAVGTKKTQGKTWFPELSDKRKSTKVHLYYCMKNCKNCAQSAEKLRKSILNISKHYQNKHDDCEESSFCKCPGYRPTKILLKDPAAIEAYEMTLKETLIYKSAESYCRCRDTYWVESFNHQLLT